In a single window of the Papaver somniferum cultivar HN1 chromosome 8, ASM357369v1, whole genome shotgun sequence genome:
- the LOC113305922 gene encoding uncharacterized protein LOC113305922: MATPMPTTGKLQSNPGEKSVDQKLYRSMIGSLLYLTATSGTVDYGLSYSMDTNNSLVAYSDADWSVCVEDRKSTSGGCFYVGQNLVAWHIKKHNSQSLSTCEAEYVAASTFFTQLLWMK; encoded by the exons ATGGCAACTCCAATGCCAACTACTGGAAAACTTCAATCCAATCCAGGAGAAAAATCTGTTGATCAGAAACTATATAGATCCATGATCGGAAGCTTGTTGTACTTAACTGCAACAAG tGGTACTGTAGATTATGGTCTATCATACTCTATGGATACAAACAATAGTCTTGTTGCCTACTCGGATGCTGATTGGTCAGTTTGTGTAGAAGATCGGAAAAGCACCTCAGGTGGTTGcttctatgttggtcaaaatcttgtTGCTTGGCACATCAAGAAACATAATTCGCAATCTTTATCaacctgtgaagcagaatatGTTGCTGCTAGTACATTTTTTACCCAACTATTATGGATGAAATAG